From Pandoraea vervacti, the proteins below share one genomic window:
- a CDS encoding NAD(P)/FAD-dependent oxidoreductase, protein MSEATSTTLILGAGQAGGETALALRQLGYAGRIVLAGSETHLPYRRPPLSKAFLAGQADEASLLIRPADAWEKAEIEVRLGVTATAIDRAARTVSFDDGQTQHYDHLVLALGGRVRPLPIPGGDAPNVYYLRNIADAQRLREALAPGKRVVVVGGGYIGLEVAASAVKAGASVTVLEAAPRLLARVAEADLAGFFAALHRENGVDVQVGVGVTALEQNAKGQVVAVVAGEKRLDADVVVVGIGLIPNAELAQAAGLAVDNGIVVDEFARTSDAAILAVGDCAHHVHPALGRRIRLESVPSASEMAKVAASVIHGDAPKAVATAPWFWSDQFNAKLQMVGMTEGHDAVVERRLPDAQGAAVFMLFYLREGAVVAAASINRAQEFLAARELVGRRAVVDPVRLADAATPLKTLLTELTS, encoded by the coding sequence ATGTCCGAAGCTACCTCCACCACCCTCATTCTCGGCGCCGGTCAGGCTGGCGGCGAGACCGCTCTCGCACTGCGCCAGCTCGGCTACGCGGGCCGCATCGTGCTCGCCGGCAGCGAAACGCATCTGCCGTATCGCCGCCCCCCTCTCTCGAAGGCATTCCTTGCCGGCCAGGCCGACGAAGCCAGCCTGCTGATCCGTCCGGCCGACGCCTGGGAGAAGGCGGAGATCGAGGTGCGCCTCGGCGTCACCGCAACCGCCATCGACCGCGCGGCACGCACCGTGTCGTTCGACGATGGGCAGACGCAGCACTACGATCATCTCGTGCTCGCCCTGGGCGGTCGCGTGCGGCCCCTGCCGATTCCCGGTGGCGACGCCCCCAACGTCTACTACCTGCGCAACATTGCCGACGCGCAACGTCTTCGCGAAGCGCTGGCACCGGGCAAGCGCGTTGTGGTGGTCGGTGGCGGTTACATCGGACTGGAAGTGGCGGCAAGCGCCGTCAAGGCCGGGGCGTCCGTAACCGTGCTCGAAGCCGCGCCGCGTCTGCTCGCGCGCGTGGCCGAAGCCGATCTGGCGGGTTTCTTCGCCGCGCTGCATCGTGAGAACGGTGTCGACGTTCAGGTGGGCGTGGGTGTCACCGCGCTCGAGCAGAACGCCAAGGGTCAGGTGGTCGCCGTGGTCGCGGGCGAGAAGCGTCTGGACGCGGACGTCGTGGTCGTGGGCATCGGCTTGATTCCGAACGCCGAACTCGCGCAGGCCGCGGGGCTCGCGGTCGATAACGGCATCGTGGTGGACGAATTCGCGCGCACGAGCGATGCCGCCATTCTGGCCGTGGGCGATTGCGCCCATCACGTGCACCCGGCGCTGGGCCGTCGCATTCGCCTGGAATCCGTGCCGAGCGCCAGTGAGATGGCCAAGGTGGCCGCCAGCGTGATCCACGGCGATGCGCCGAAGGCCGTCGCCACCGCGCCTTGGTTCTGGTCGGATCAGTTCAATGCGAAGCTGCAAATGGTCGGCATGACCGAGGGACACGACGCCGTGGTCGAGCGCCGTTTGCCTGACGCGCAGGGCGCTGCGGTGTTCATGCTCTTCTATCTGCGCGAGGGCGCTGTCGTCGCCGCAGCGAGCATCAATCGTGCGCAGGAATTCCTCGCCGCGCGAGAACTCGTGGGCCGTCGGGCCGTGGTGGATCCGGTGCGTCTGGCTGATGCCGCCACACCGCTCAAGACGCTGCTCACCGAGTTGACGAGCTGA
- a CDS encoding TetR/AcrR family transcriptional regulator — MTATPTARGRRPKHLPDGRAALLEAAIDAFSRLGYDGANLRGIAAAAKVDASLVRVHFGSKEQLWRACVDSLEAALAAPVAMLKATADDTTRPVRDRLRDAIALIAAYAAQHPEHKCFISLHATETGERGAVLYRHLLEPVYQCMEKLIVEGMAAGVIRAEHPAMYFCVLAHALHPPPGSPVLMQVIAPEVGGEAFGPALLRQIEMVFFTPAPTER, encoded by the coding sequence ATGACCGCCACACCCACCGCCCGGGGCCGACGCCCCAAACACCTGCCCGATGGCCGCGCCGCCCTGCTCGAAGCGGCCATCGACGCTTTCTCGCGCCTCGGTTACGACGGCGCCAATCTGCGCGGCATCGCCGCGGCGGCGAAGGTCGATGCGAGCCTCGTGCGCGTGCACTTCGGCTCGAAGGAGCAACTCTGGCGCGCGTGCGTCGACTCGCTCGAAGCCGCGCTCGCGGCGCCCGTCGCCATGCTCAAGGCGACCGCAGACGACACGACACGGCCCGTGCGAGACCGCTTGCGCGACGCCATCGCGCTCATTGCGGCCTACGCGGCGCAGCATCCCGAACACAAGTGTTTCATTTCCCTGCATGCCACGGAAACGGGTGAGCGTGGGGCAGTGCTTTACCGGCACCTGCTCGAACCGGTGTACCAGTGCATGGAGAAACTCATCGTCGAAGGCATGGCTGCGGGCGTGATCCGGGCCGAGCATCCCGCGATGTACTTCTGCGTCCTCGCGCATGCGCTGCATCCGCCGCCTGGCTCGCCCGTGCTGATGCAGGTGATCGCGCCCGAAGTCGGCGGCGAGGCCTTCGGACCCGCCCTGCTCCGGCAGATCGAGATGGTGTTCTTCACCCCGGCGCCAACCGAGCGCTGA
- a CDS encoding universal stress protein → MTKRILLATDGSESSRRALREAAAFARNGDVIRVIHTVEDPVNLLTAAFGKLIDLEQVRRDMQREGEEHLARAVLYLREEGFDAQAHLLDLRTTGETVPEAMTREAIEWGADIIVVGTHGRSGVRRAMLGSVAEQILRSAEVPVMLVAGEARPHLPLRSGGHYERILVALDDSETARQAFEYALALARTHGASMRVVHVLDLPGPFLAGFDPEPLLDAVRAVGEQVRLRAETRLKEAGVPGEIEMREIQPVGEGVADQIIAAGKDADVDVIVLGTHGRRGFRRFTLGSVAEDTARHAGRPVLLLPAHAPSP, encoded by the coding sequence ATGACAAAACGCATTCTGCTGGCGACGGACGGTAGCGAATCGTCCCGCCGCGCGTTGCGCGAGGCCGCCGCCTTTGCGCGCAACGGCGACGTGATCCGCGTGATTCATACGGTAGAAGACCCGGTCAACTTGCTGACGGCGGCGTTTGGCAAACTCATCGATCTGGAACAGGTGCGCCGCGACATGCAGCGCGAAGGCGAAGAACATCTTGCCCGCGCGGTGTTGTATCTGCGCGAGGAAGGGTTCGATGCGCAGGCACATCTGCTCGATCTGCGCACGACCGGGGAAACGGTCCCCGAGGCGATGACGCGCGAGGCCATCGAATGGGGCGCAGACATCATCGTGGTGGGCACGCACGGGCGCAGCGGCGTGCGGCGCGCGATGCTCGGCAGTGTCGCCGAACAGATCCTGCGCAGCGCCGAGGTCCCGGTGATGCTCGTGGCGGGGGAAGCGCGTCCGCATCTGCCATTGCGCTCGGGCGGTCACTACGAGCGGATTCTCGTCGCGCTGGACGACAGCGAGACGGCACGTCAGGCATTCGAGTATGCGCTGGCATTGGCGCGAACCCACGGTGCGTCGATGCGCGTGGTACACGTGCTCGACCTGCCGGGACCGTTTCTTGCCGGTTTCGATCCCGAACCGCTGCTCGACGCCGTGCGCGCGGTGGGCGAGCAGGTGCGCCTGCGGGCGGAGACGCGTCTCAAGGAGGCGGGCGTCCCGGGGGAAATCGAGATGCGCGAGATTCAACCGGTGGGCGAGGGCGTGGCCGACCAGATCATTGCTGCGGGCAAGGACGCCGATGTCGACGTGATCGTGCTGGGCACGCACGGACGGCGAGGTTTCCGGCGCTTCACGCTGGGGAGTGTGGCCGAAGATACGGCCCGGCATGCAGGCCGTCCGGTCCTGCTGTTACCCGCTCACGCGCCTTCACCCTGA
- a CDS encoding efflux transporter outer membrane subunit yields MTSRFPLRSSSRLPSRASVRSVTDDVRHRWNLPTVRHAVLLPILPLWLGACSFTPGDTPPAMPAPAHYGVNATPTQTVTAQGASQRFDVGAPPVKAWWQAYRSDKLNALVDEGLRNSPNLSAADHSLQAAREQLKAQVGSSLFPSIDIGGEVARERNLGIPNLRPPTALYNMFVGQIQARYTFDFFGASRFANASLAAQVDQQAFQLTSARQALAANIVSGAIGASVLGAQVKATERLVDLAQADATDMARREALGAVSRADALASAQNAESLAASLPGLRAQWQSTRHALAVLLGRTPDQAPDDLALGELKVPDAVPVVVPSTLLQSRPDVQAAEMALKAASAEVGVATAQMFPSLSLSASMGKGGFNWTTVMSNAGSLWSVAASITQPIFHGGALLAQRRAAQATYEAAVDQYKQTVLTAFKNVADTLASLEADNTSLLHADNASAAAEQIYRDTAARVRLGALPMSAARAREQQYWNAYLTTVRATGARLSDTALLFYAMGVPPEPVADGATPDAGTAANAPASASASADSRPPPSQDVARR; encoded by the coding sequence ATGACTTCGCGCTTCCCTTTGCGCTCATCCTCGCGCCTGCCCTCGCGCGCCTCGGTGCGTTCCGTGACCGATGATGTCCGGCATCGCTGGAACCTCCCGACAGTTCGGCATGCCGTGCTGCTGCCGATCCTGCCGCTCTGGCTCGGCGCCTGCTCGTTCACCCCGGGCGACACGCCGCCCGCCATGCCTGCGCCGGCGCACTACGGTGTGAACGCCACGCCAACGCAGACGGTCACCGCGCAGGGCGCCTCGCAGCGCTTCGACGTCGGCGCGCCGCCGGTCAAGGCCTGGTGGCAGGCCTATCGCTCGGACAAGCTCAACGCGCTCGTCGACGAGGGCCTGCGCAACAGCCCGAACCTGTCCGCCGCCGATCACTCGCTCCAGGCGGCACGCGAGCAGTTGAAGGCGCAGGTTGGCTCGTCGTTGTTCCCGTCGATCGACATCGGCGGCGAAGTGGCGCGCGAGCGCAATCTCGGCATCCCCAACCTGCGCCCGCCGACTGCGCTGTACAACATGTTCGTCGGTCAGATTCAGGCGCGTTACACCTTCGACTTCTTCGGCGCCTCGCGCTTTGCCAATGCCTCGCTCGCCGCGCAGGTCGACCAGCAGGCGTTCCAGTTGACGTCGGCGCGTCAGGCGCTCGCGGCAAACATCGTGTCCGGCGCGATCGGTGCGTCGGTGCTGGGCGCTCAGGTCAAGGCGACCGAGCGACTCGTCGACCTCGCCCAGGCGGACGCCACCGACATGGCGCGCCGCGAGGCGCTCGGCGCCGTCTCGCGTGCGGACGCGCTGGCGTCTGCCCAGAATGCCGAGTCGCTCGCGGCGTCCCTGCCCGGCTTGCGGGCGCAATGGCAATCCACGCGTCATGCGCTCGCCGTGCTGCTCGGTCGCACGCCGGACCAGGCGCCGGACGATCTGGCGCTGGGCGAACTCAAGGTGCCGGACGCGGTGCCGGTCGTAGTGCCGTCGACGCTGCTGCAATCGCGTCCGGACGTGCAAGCCGCCGAGATGGCGCTCAAGGCGGCGTCCGCAGAAGTCGGCGTGGCAACGGCGCAAATGTTCCCCAGCCTGTCCCTGAGCGCATCGATGGGCAAAGGCGGGTTCAACTGGACGACCGTCATGTCCAACGCCGGTTCGCTATGGAGCGTGGCGGCGTCGATTACGCAACCGATTTTCCACGGCGGCGCGTTGCTCGCGCAGCGTCGTGCGGCGCAGGCGACTTACGAGGCCGCTGTCGACCAGTACAAGCAAACGGTGCTCACCGCGTTCAAGAACGTGGCGGATACGCTGGCGTCGCTCGAAGCCGACAATACGTCGTTGCTGCACGCGGACAACGCCAGCGCAGCGGCCGAGCAGATCTACCGCGATACGGCGGCCCGGGTGCGGCTCGGTGCGCTGCCGATGTCGGCGGCGCGCGCGCGGGAGCAACAGTACTGGAACGCCTATCTGACGACAGTGCGTGCAACCGGCGCCCGTTTGTCGGATACTGCGCTACTGTTTTACGCAATGGGGGTACCGCCCGAGCCGGTTGCCGATGGGGCAACGCCGGACGCCGGGACGGCAGCCAACGCACCGGCCTCGGCCTCTGCCTCTGCCGATTCACGGCCGCCCCCGTCGCAAGACGTAGCCCGACGATGA
- a CDS encoding aldo/keto reductase, with the protein MQYTKFGRTGLTVSRLCLGTMTFGLQTEEAASHAILDRTAEAGVNFIDLADVYPLGADTSLVGRTEEIVGRWLKGRRDQFIVATKACGEMGPSPWDKGASRKHLLSAIDASLSRIGTDYVDLYQLHSDDTDTPIDETLEALDTIVKSGRARYVGVSNFLAYRLARALGRAEALRLTRFVSVQPRYNLLFRQIERELLPLASEEGLAVIPYNPLAGGLLTGKYRHDAAPTEGRFTAATVGKAGAMYQQRYWHEREFETIEALKGIAKDAGESLTRLSLAWVLANPVVTSAIIGASRVEQLTETLGTIDYTLPPALKTALDDASHAYRWGDAAR; encoded by the coding sequence GTGCAATACACGAAATTCGGCCGCACCGGCCTGACTGTTTCCCGCCTGTGCCTCGGCACCATGACGTTCGGTTTGCAAACCGAAGAGGCCGCCAGCCACGCCATTCTCGATCGCACCGCCGAGGCGGGCGTCAATTTCATCGATCTCGCCGACGTCTATCCACTGGGGGCCGACACGTCGCTCGTCGGGCGCACCGAAGAGATTGTCGGGCGCTGGCTCAAGGGCCGTCGCGATCAGTTCATCGTTGCCACCAAAGCTTGCGGCGAGATGGGACCGTCGCCGTGGGACAAGGGGGCGTCGCGCAAGCATTTGCTGAGCGCCATCGACGCGTCGCTCTCGCGCATCGGCACCGATTACGTCGATCTCTATCAATTGCATTCCGATGACACCGATACGCCCATCGACGAGACGCTGGAAGCCCTCGACACCATCGTGAAGTCGGGCAGGGCACGTTACGTCGGCGTGTCGAACTTTCTCGCCTATCGCCTCGCACGCGCACTTGGCCGCGCCGAAGCGCTGCGTCTGACGCGCTTCGTCTCGGTGCAGCCGCGCTACAACCTGTTGTTCCGCCAGATCGAGCGCGAACTGCTGCCGCTCGCCAGCGAAGAAGGGCTCGCCGTCATCCCCTACAACCCGCTCGCCGGCGGCCTGCTCACGGGCAAGTACCGCCACGACGCCGCACCGACAGAGGGCCGCTTCACGGCGGCGACGGTCGGCAAAGCCGGGGCAATGTATCAGCAGCGCTATTGGCATGAACGCGAGTTCGAGACCATCGAAGCGCTCAAAGGCATAGCAAAGGACGCCGGGGAATCGCTCACCCGCCTCTCGCTCGCGTGGGTGCTGGCGAATCCGGTCGTCACGTCCGCCATCATCGGGGCGAGCCGCGTGGAGCAGTTGACCGAGACGCTGGGTACGATCGACTACACGTTGCCGCCCGCACTGAAGACGGCGCTCGACGACGCGTCGCACGCCTATCGTTGGGGCGACGCCGCGCGCTGA